One genomic region from Silvibacterium dinghuense encodes:
- a CDS encoding MFS transporter: MPARKNSPAQVLFASLIGTTIEFFDFYIYATAAVLVFPKLFFKPGDASSAVLASLATFGIAFVARPIGSALFGHFGDRLGRKTTLVLALMTMGLSTFLIGTLPGYQKIGVLAPLLLSLCRFGQGVGLGGEWGGAVLLAVENAPPGKRAIYGMFPQLGAPLGFLLSGGMFYLLSHQLTNAQFLVWGWRLPFLLSATLVVLGLYVRLTITETPAFQELAKQSHTVGFPMATVFRRQLRALVAGVLISLATFVLFYLMTVFALSWGTTALHMPRERFLLMQMFGTLFFAATIPISAVMAEKGRMRVMIGVTILIALFGLGLAPLFSAGVSGATAMLALGLALMGITYGPLGTVISELFPTETRYTGSSLAFSLAGILGASLAPYIATWLAKSYGLPYVGYYLSTSAVLTLLGLLLVPKGAGSVQG; this comes from the coding sequence ATGCCAGCACGCAAAAATAGCCCTGCTCAGGTTCTGTTCGCGAGCCTTATTGGCACGACGATCGAGTTTTTCGATTTCTACATCTATGCGACAGCGGCGGTTCTGGTCTTTCCGAAGCTGTTCTTCAAGCCGGGCGATGCGAGCTCGGCGGTGCTGGCTTCGCTGGCGACCTTCGGGATCGCGTTTGTAGCGCGGCCGATCGGGTCGGCGCTCTTCGGCCACTTCGGCGACCGGCTGGGGCGCAAGACCACGCTGGTGCTGGCGCTGATGACGATGGGCCTCTCGACCTTCCTGATCGGAACGCTGCCCGGATATCAGAAGATCGGCGTGCTGGCTCCGCTGCTGCTCTCGCTCTGCCGCTTCGGGCAGGGTGTGGGACTGGGCGGCGAGTGGGGCGGCGCGGTGCTGCTTGCGGTGGAGAATGCGCCTCCGGGCAAGCGCGCCATCTATGGCATGTTCCCGCAGCTGGGCGCGCCGCTCGGCTTCCTGCTCTCGGGCGGCATGTTCTACCTGCTCTCGCATCAGCTCACCAACGCGCAGTTTCTGGTCTGGGGATGGCGGCTGCCTTTCCTGCTGAGTGCGACGCTGGTGGTGCTGGGGCTCTATGTCCGGCTGACGATTACCGAGACGCCTGCGTTCCAGGAGTTAGCCAAGCAATCGCATACAGTCGGCTTCCCCATGGCGACGGTCTTCCGGCGGCAGCTCCGGGCGCTGGTGGCAGGCGTGCTCATCAGCCTGGCCACGTTCGTGCTGTTCTACCTGATGACGGTCTTTGCGCTTTCGTGGGGCACCACGGCGCTGCACATGCCGCGCGAGCGGTTTCTGCTGATGCAGATGTTCGGAACGCTGTTCTTCGCGGCGACGATTCCCATCTCCGCGGTGATGGCCGAGAAGGGCCGGATGCGGGTGATGATCGGAGTCACGATTCTGATTGCGCTCTTTGGCCTGGGGCTGGCGCCACTGTTCTCGGCGGGCGTGAGCGGAGCGACGGCGATGCTGGCTCTCGGACTGGCGCTGATGGGGATTACGTATGGGCCGCTGGGCACGGTGATCTCCGAGCTGTTTCCGACCGAAACGCGCTACACGGGGAGCTCGCTGGCCTTCAGCCTGGCCGGGATTCTGGGGGCGTCGCTGGCTCCGTACATCGCGACATGGCTGGCGAAGAGCTACGGTCTGCCGTATGTGGGGTATTACCTCTCGACCTCGGCGGTGCTGACGCTGCTGGGGCTGCTGCTGGTGCCGAAGGGAGCTGGCTCGGTTCAGGGGTGA
- the pth gene encoding aminoacyl-tRNA hydrolase — translation MADGKGVLLVVGLGNPGIEYQFTPHNAGFLAIDRIAESHGATVANRRGKALTAKVRIAGRETILAKPETFMNLSGLSVAALAEEFGVDPRAGRSEDLIVLYDELALPLGAMRIRDGGSAAGHNGAKSINASLRTEDWARIRIGVGPDASPESAYRRGKDYLLSPLRKADLATLAEVLDKAEQAVETFAASGIKAAMNEFNRRDNPPAA, via the coding sequence ATGGCGGACGGCAAGGGCGTGCTGCTGGTGGTGGGGCTCGGGAATCCGGGTATCGAATACCAGTTCACGCCGCATAACGCAGGGTTCCTGGCCATCGATCGCATTGCCGAGTCTCATGGTGCGACGGTGGCCAACCGCAGAGGCAAGGCACTGACGGCGAAGGTACGCATCGCCGGCCGGGAGACGATCCTGGCGAAGCCGGAGACGTTCATGAATTTGAGCGGACTCTCGGTGGCAGCGCTGGCGGAGGAGTTCGGCGTCGATCCGCGCGCCGGCCGCAGTGAGGATCTGATCGTGCTCTACGACGAGCTGGCTTTGCCCCTGGGCGCGATGCGCATCCGGGACGGCGGCTCGGCGGCAGGGCACAACGGGGCGAAGTCGATCAACGCATCGCTCCGGACGGAAGATTGGGCGAGGATCCGGATCGGAGTCGGTCCGGATGCAAGCCCCGAAAGCGCATACCGGCGAGGCAAGGATTACCTGCTCTCGCCGCTGCGCAAGGCGGACCTGGCCACGCTGGCAGAAGTGCTGGACAAGGCAGAGCAGGCCGTCGAGACGTTTGCGGCCAGCGGAATCAAGGCCGCGATGAACGAGTTCAACCGCCGGGACAACCCTCCCGCGGCGTAG
- the rpsR gene encoding 30S ribosomal protein S18, which yields MADEITSRAPEASAPTSGAPSPRTGGPRGAGGPGGPGGRKFFRRKKVCKFCTEKIDAIPYRDVRLLQGFVAERGKIVPRRLTGVCTTHQRRLTRAIKQARNIALLPFAARY from the coding sequence ATGGCTGACGAAATTACGTCCCGCGCCCCGGAAGCTTCTGCACCGACTTCGGGCGCTCCCTCACCTCGCACCGGCGGTCCCCGCGGAGCCGGTGGCCCTGGCGGCCCCGGCGGCCGCAAGTTTTTCCGCCGCAAGAAGGTCTGCAAGTTCTGCACCGAGAAGATCGACGCGATCCCGTATCGCGACGTCCGCCTGCTGCAGGGCTTCGTGGCCGAGCGCGGTAAGATCGTGCCCCGCCGCCTGACCGGCGTGTGCACCACGCACCAGCGCCGTCTCACGCGTGCGATCAAGCAGGCCCGCAACATCGCCCTGCTGCCTTTCGCCGCGCGCTACTAG
- the rplI gene encoding 50S ribosomal protein L9 yields the protein MEVILKEDVVNLGHRGDVVKVADGYGRNYLLPKKLAMEATSANKAVIEQMKASAVRKSAKEKAEAEALVAQLNSLTLVFERKVGENEHLFGSVTSADIAHELEAKGFNIDRRKVQLEEPLKQVGEFHVPVKLHREVTAHIPVTVKGEEAAAQ from the coding sequence ATGGAAGTCATTCTGAAGGAAGACGTAGTCAACCTCGGCCACCGCGGCGACGTGGTGAAGGTTGCTGACGGCTACGGCCGCAACTACCTGCTGCCGAAGAAGCTGGCGATGGAAGCCACTTCTGCCAACAAGGCCGTCATCGAGCAGATGAAGGCATCGGCCGTTCGCAAGTCGGCCAAGGAAAAGGCCGAGGCCGAAGCCCTGGTCGCGCAGCTGAACAGCCTCACCCTGGTCTTCGAGCGCAAGGTCGGCGAAAACGAGCACCTGTTCGGTTCGGTCACCTCGGCCGACATCGCGCACGAGCTCGAAGCCAAGGGCTTCAACATCGACCGCCGCAAGGTCCAGCTCGAGGAGCCCCTCAAGCAGGTGGGCGAGTTCCACGTGCCGGTCAAGCTGCACCGCGAAGTCACCGCGCACATCCCCGTTACCGTCAAGGGCGAGGAAGCCGCAGCCCAGTAA
- a CDS encoding ribose-phosphate diphosphokinase, whose translation MKNETVLEAEAVQQPEGEKKPVEKKRGKSYSEDKRFKIFSGSANRELATEICKHIGVALGETKMQRFADGEVYFQLLENVRGADVFVVQPTCNPVDQHLVELLIMIDALKRASAGRITVVVPYYGYARQDRKDRPRVAISSKLVADLLTTAGANRALFMDLHAAQIQGFFNIPVDHMFASPVMVGYFRELNLPNLTVVSPDAGGVERARFFATKIGAPLAIVDKRRTDINVTEVMHVIGDVEGRSCLILDDIVDTAGTLVKTVDALLAKGATQVYACASHAVLSGPAIERIAKSKLVELVVTDSIPLTEEARKMGKIKVRSVAGLLAATIESIHMETSVSSLFN comes from the coding sequence GTGAAGAACGAAACGGTATTGGAAGCAGAAGCGGTACAGCAGCCCGAGGGCGAGAAAAAGCCCGTCGAGAAGAAGCGCGGCAAGAGCTACAGCGAAGACAAGCGCTTCAAGATCTTCTCCGGTTCGGCGAACCGGGAACTGGCGACGGAGATCTGCAAGCACATCGGCGTGGCGCTGGGCGAAACCAAGATGCAGCGCTTTGCCGACGGCGAAGTCTACTTCCAGCTGCTGGAAAACGTCCGCGGCGCGGATGTTTTCGTGGTGCAGCCGACCTGCAATCCGGTGGATCAGCACCTGGTGGAGCTGCTGATCATGATCGACGCGTTGAAGCGTGCCTCGGCGGGGCGCATCACCGTGGTGGTTCCGTATTACGGCTATGCCCGGCAGGACCGCAAGGACCGTCCGCGCGTGGCCATCTCGTCGAAGCTGGTGGCCGATCTGTTGACGACCGCCGGCGCCAACCGCGCGCTGTTTATGGACCTGCACGCGGCGCAGATCCAGGGGTTCTTCAATATCCCCGTGGATCACATGTTCGCCAGCCCGGTGATGGTGGGGTATTTCCGGGAGCTGAACCTGCCCAATCTCACCGTGGTTTCGCCCGATGCGGGCGGCGTGGAGCGGGCGCGGTTCTTCGCGACGAAGATTGGTGCACCGCTGGCCATTGTGGACAAGCGGCGCACGGACATCAACGTGACCGAAGTGATGCACGTGATCGGCGATGTGGAAGGGCGGAGCTGCCTGATCCTCGACGACATCGTGGACACGGCGGGGACGCTGGTGAAGACGGTAGACGCGCTGCTGGCCAAGGGCGCAACCCAGGTGTATGCCTGCGCTTCGCATGCCGTGCTTTCGGGTCCGGCCATCGAGCGCATCGCGAAGTCGAAGCTGGTGGAGCTGGTGGTGACGGACTCGATTCCGCTGACGGAAGAGGCCAGGAAGATGGGCAAGATCAAGGTCCGCTCGGTGGCCGGTCTTCTGGCGGCGACGATCGAGAGCATCCACATGGAGACCAGCGTCAGCTCGCTGTTCAATTAG
- a CDS encoding 4-(cytidine 5'-diphospho)-2-C-methyl-D-erythritol kinase yields the protein MSTVLRSYSKINLGLAIGPTRPDGFHGLTTCYQTLEAHDLVSVAVRRADATAISLSCDDARVPCDGRNTAWKAVERTLEAMGVTAEVAIHIDKRLPVQGGMGAGSANAAAAALALEIELEELGLVPEAWATRAGAVHSGAARLEIAAAVGSDVPLFLVGGAVLGVSRGEEVYPLPDFEPVHCVVALPEIGVSTPEAFRDWDRLYAERASALAASPLTGAPPSDRLSELSKALAAAMSEPHSSGVFRNAGGLAERSKVSAGSVEASNPLLALVRTGIENDFEEVVFPRYPQLGQIKRVLADSGKPGHAAIYACLSGSGSALFGLYRTAEAAEAAGTRLEEQGIRSLRTKTLPRDRYWGGMRVE from the coding sequence ATGTCCACGGTTCTGCGCTCGTATTCGAAGATCAATCTTGGCTTGGCGATCGGGCCGACGCGTCCGGACGGCTTTCATGGCCTGACGACCTGCTATCAGACGTTGGAGGCGCATGACCTGGTGTCCGTCGCGGTGCGCCGCGCGGATGCGACGGCGATTTCGCTCTCCTGTGACGATGCGCGGGTGCCCTGCGATGGGCGGAATACGGCCTGGAAGGCCGTGGAGCGGACGCTGGAGGCGATGGGAGTGACGGCGGAGGTCGCGATCCACATCGACAAGCGGCTGCCGGTGCAGGGCGGCATGGGCGCGGGGTCGGCGAACGCGGCGGCAGCGGCGCTGGCGCTGGAGATCGAGCTGGAAGAGCTTGGGCTGGTGCCGGAGGCGTGGGCGACGCGGGCCGGGGCGGTACATTCCGGTGCGGCGCGGCTGGAGATTGCCGCGGCGGTGGGCTCCGATGTGCCGCTGTTTCTTGTTGGCGGGGCGGTGCTGGGGGTAAGCCGGGGCGAGGAGGTCTATCCGCTGCCGGATTTCGAGCCGGTGCACTGCGTGGTGGCGCTGCCGGAGATCGGGGTTTCGACGCCGGAGGCGTTTCGGGACTGGGACCGGCTGTATGCGGAGCGGGCTTCCGCGTTGGCCGCATCTCCATTGACTGGGGCTCCGCCCTCCGATAGACTTAGTGAGTTGAGTAAGGCTCTCGCTGCTGCCATGAGCGAGCCGCACTCCTCCGGTGTCTTCCGCAATGCGGGGGGCCTGGCCGAGAGATCGAAGGTTTCTGCAGGATCTGTAGAGGCATCGAACCCGCTTCTCGCGCTTGTCCGAACCGGGATTGAAAACGACTTCGAAGAAGTTGTCTTTCCGCGATATCCCCAGCTCGGACAAATCAAGCGTGTGTTAGCGGACTCCGGTAAACCGGGGCATGCGGCGATCTATGCCTGTCTCTCCGGTTCGGGATCGGCCCTTTTCGGGCTGTACCGGACGGCGGAGGCGGCCGAGGCAGCGGGAACGCGGCTGGAAGAGCAGGGCATACGATCCCTGCGGACGAAGACCCTGCCGCGGGACCGCTACTGGGGTGGGATGAGAGTGGAGTAG
- a CDS encoding CcdC family protein yields the protein MFLAPGTSAVGAIIGLFAVMLWRLREGRRPVTQKTILIPPMGMATGFCMFLAPACRVPWLWALAAFLIGAALLSLPLIHTSKLVREGDTILMQRSKFFFAVVLVLAAVRYFARDYIGHIISLQQTAALFFVLAFGMILTWRVTMFLEYRKLVQG from the coding sequence ATGTTTCTTGCTCCGGGTACATCTGCTGTCGGTGCCATCATCGGCCTCTTCGCCGTGATGCTGTGGCGCCTGCGTGAAGGCCGCCGGCCGGTCACGCAGAAGACCATCCTTATTCCGCCCATGGGCATGGCCACCGGATTCTGCATGTTTCTGGCTCCGGCCTGCCGCGTTCCCTGGCTCTGGGCGCTGGCTGCCTTCCTCATCGGCGCGGCGCTGCTCTCCCTGCCGCTGATCCACACCTCGAAGCTGGTGCGCGAGGGCGATACGATCCTGATGCAGCGCTCGAAGTTCTTCTTCGCCGTGGTGCTGGTGCTGGCCGCGGTCCGCTACTTCGCCCGCGACTACATCGGCCACATCATTTCGCTCCAGCAGACGGCGGCGCTCTTCTTCGTCCTCGCCTTCGGCATGATCCTCACCTGGCGGGTGACGATGTTCCTCGAATACAGGAAGCTGGTTCAGGGATAA
- the ggt gene encoding gamma-glutamyltransferase: MKRPHAALLSTLLAFALGACAHAQDAAPDDSRNHPAVSAEQLATEKPVRTKHAMVVSIHHAATDAGVEILREGGNAVDAAVATEFALAVVHPAAGNIGGGGFMLIHLADGKNTFLDYRERAPQAASENMYLDKQGNVIPDASITGYKAIGVPGSVAGMVYAEKKYGKLTLEQVMAPAIRLATDGFVLSTEEAGEYHDKTLSAFPESKRIFQRNGNYYQPGEFFRQPDLAKTLRTIAKDPDDFYHGAIAKKLAEDIQKGGGLITTEDLARYTVKEREPVTGTYHDLTVVSAPPPSSGGIVLIEALNILEGYNLTRWKDRTPEEMHLLVEAYRRAYMDRSDYLGDPDYVKIPLEQLASKDYAAAWRKSIVEDTATPSKDLKRPAGFLPPPPTMSDIRHESTQTTHFSVMDADGDAVSVTTTLNNGFGSAVTAEGLGFLLNDEMDDFASKQGVPNMYGLIQGPANAIEPGKRPLSAMTPTIVLDKGGKVRLVLGSPGGGRIITTVANILLSTVDEGLNIQQAVDAPRFHHQYLPDVLYLEPGFSDTTIEGLRAMGYQLKISSHWSDGECIAVDPETGELEGGHDNRHTFGKAAGY; encoded by the coding sequence ATGAAGCGACCCCACGCTGCCCTGCTCTCCACGCTCCTCGCCTTCGCTCTCGGAGCCTGCGCGCACGCGCAGGACGCCGCACCCGACGACAGCCGCAATCACCCTGCCGTCTCGGCCGAACAGCTGGCCACCGAAAAGCCGGTGCGGACGAAGCACGCCATGGTGGTCAGCATCCACCACGCGGCGACCGACGCAGGCGTGGAAATCCTCCGCGAAGGCGGCAACGCCGTCGACGCGGCCGTGGCCACCGAGTTCGCTCTCGCCGTCGTCCATCCGGCAGCGGGAAACATCGGCGGCGGCGGCTTCATGCTCATCCATCTCGCCGACGGCAAGAACACCTTCCTCGACTACCGCGAGCGCGCTCCGCAGGCCGCCAGCGAGAACATGTATCTCGACAAGCAGGGGAACGTCATTCCGGACGCCAGCATCACCGGCTACAAGGCCATCGGCGTGCCCGGCTCGGTCGCCGGCATGGTCTACGCCGAAAAGAAGTACGGCAAGCTCACCCTCGAGCAGGTGATGGCCCCGGCCATCCGCCTCGCCACCGACGGCTTCGTCCTCTCCACCGAAGAGGCCGGCGAGTACCACGACAAGACCCTCTCCGCATTCCCCGAGTCGAAGCGTATCTTCCAGCGCAACGGCAACTACTACCAGCCCGGCGAATTCTTCCGCCAGCCCGACCTCGCGAAGACCCTGCGCACCATCGCCAAAGATCCCGACGACTTCTACCACGGCGCCATCGCAAAGAAGCTGGCCGAAGACATCCAGAAGGGCGGCGGCCTCATCACCACTGAAGACCTGGCCCGCTACACCGTGAAGGAGCGCGAGCCAGTCACCGGAACCTATCACGACCTTACCGTCGTCAGCGCCCCGCCGCCATCCTCAGGAGGCATCGTCCTCATCGAGGCGCTCAACATCCTCGAGGGCTACAACCTCACCCGCTGGAAAGACCGCACCCCCGAGGAGATGCATCTTCTCGTCGAAGCCTACCGCCGCGCTTACATGGACCGCAGCGACTACCTCGGCGACCCGGACTACGTGAAGATCCCGCTCGAGCAGCTCGCCAGCAAGGACTACGCCGCCGCCTGGCGCAAGAGTATCGTCGAAGACACGGCCACGCCGTCAAAGGACCTGAAGCGCCCCGCGGGCTTCCTGCCGCCGCCGCCCACCATGTCCGACATCCGCCACGAGTCGACGCAGACCACGCACTTCTCCGTCATGGATGCCGACGGCGACGCCGTCTCGGTGACCACCACGCTCAACAACGGCTTCGGCTCCGCCGTCACCGCCGAGGGCCTCGGCTTCCTGCTCAACGACGAGATGGATGACTTCGCCTCCAAGCAGGGCGTGCCCAACATGTACGGCCTCATTCAGGGCCCGGCCAACGCGATCGAACCCGGAAAGCGCCCGCTCTCCGCCATGACCCCGACCATCGTGCTCGATAAGGGCGGTAAAGTGCGTCTGGTCTTAGGCTCGCCCGGCGGCGGACGCATCATCACCACGGTCGCCAACATCCTGCTGAGCACCGTCGACGAAGGCCTCAACATCCAGCAGGCCGTCGACGCCCCGCGCTTCCATCACCAGTACCTGCCCGACGTGCTCTACCTCGAGCCCGGCTTCTCCGACACGACCATCGAAGGCCTCCGCGCCATGGGATACCAGCTCAAGATCAGCAGCCACTGGAGCGACGGCGAATGCATCGCCGTAGACCCCGAAACCGGAGAGCTGGAAGGCGGCCATGACAACCGCCACACCTTCGGCAAGGCCGCAGGATACTGA
- a CDS encoding universal stress protein — protein sequence MFRNIAVAYEDRPESARAFARAVEFTRLSGARLMVVAIAEPLPAYTAYSAASDPSAIHTLEQDKAAFYEAWKQRMVETGRAEGVEISAHVLTGNTVRAVVEFTATHEIDLLVVGLHRHSLRMSSLWSVVYSLAQEVDCSILGVH from the coding sequence ATGTTCAGGAACATTGCGGTGGCATACGAGGATCGGCCGGAGTCGGCACGCGCATTCGCCCGTGCCGTGGAGTTTACGCGGCTATCCGGGGCGCGGCTGATGGTGGTTGCGATTGCCGAACCGCTGCCGGCTTATACCGCGTACAGCGCGGCTTCCGACCCCTCGGCGATCCATACGCTGGAGCAGGACAAGGCGGCGTTTTACGAGGCATGGAAGCAGCGGATGGTCGAGACAGGCAGGGCTGAGGGCGTGGAGATCTCCGCTCACGTGCTGACGGGCAATACGGTGCGGGCGGTGGTGGAGTTTACCGCCACGCACGAGATCGATCTGCTCGTCGTCGGCCTGCACAGGCACTCGCTTCGCATGTCGAGCCTGTGGAGCGTGGTGTACTCGCTGGCCCAGGAAGTGGACTGCAGCATTCTCGGCGTCCACTAG
- a CDS encoding 50S ribosomal protein L25: protein MISQEIVVAVPREGKFNKNAARRVRVKGKIPAVVYGASEPAVAVEVDPKHIQKILWSEAGHNSIFDLEISGANKTKAMIVDWQYEPIKGTLLHIDLKRIALDKPMRVQVPVQLVGTPAGVKTQGGILDQVLREVEVECLPGDIPSHIDVDVTNLEIGHVLRVNELPHGDKLKFITDEDATVAHIVSVKEEAAPAEGTPTEPEVAKKGKTDAAAAAPAKK, encoded by the coding sequence ATGATCAGCCAGGAAATCGTCGTAGCAGTGCCCCGTGAGGGCAAGTTCAATAAGAATGCCGCACGCCGCGTGCGTGTGAAGGGCAAGATTCCCGCCGTTGTGTATGGCGCCTCGGAGCCGGCGGTTGCGGTCGAAGTCGATCCCAAGCACATCCAGAAGATTCTCTGGTCGGAAGCCGGCCACAACTCGATCTTCGACCTGGAGATCAGCGGCGCGAACAAGACCAAGGCGATGATTGTCGACTGGCAGTATGAGCCGATCAAGGGCACGCTGCTGCACATCGACCTGAAGCGGATTGCGCTCGACAAGCCGATGCGCGTGCAGGTTCCGGTGCAGCTGGTCGGCACCCCGGCCGGTGTGAAGACCCAGGGCGGCATCCTCGACCAGGTTCTGCGTGAAGTCGAAGTCGAGTGCCTGCCGGGCGATATCCCCAGCCACATCGATGTGGACGTCACCAACCTCGAGATCGGCCACGTGCTGCGCGTGAACGAGCTGCCGCACGGCGACAAGCTGAAGTTCATCACCGACGAGGACGCGACTGTGGCGCACATCGTCTCGGTCAAGGAAGAAGCGGCTCCGGCCGAGGGTACCCCGACCGAGCCCGAAGTGGCGAAGAAGGGCAAGACCGACGCGGCTGCTGCGGCTCCGGCCAAGAAGTAG
- the rpsF gene encoding 30S ribosomal protein S6 produces the protein MDRFYEVMFIVRPDVEDADVDKLIAGFEQTIVNGGGNLRSTEKMGRRKLAYTVRKFNEGNYLLLTLDADGKLIAELERRLRVTEQVIKFITVRMDEEEKRLNKIKAIRASRKKLSAQPAAEAAAAPAPVETAAPATEAPAAV, from the coding sequence ATGGATCGTTTCTATGAAGTGATGTTTATCGTCCGCCCCGACGTCGAGGACGCGGATGTGGACAAGCTGATCGCCGGCTTTGAGCAGACGATCGTCAATGGTGGGGGCAACCTGCGTTCGACCGAGAAGATGGGCCGCCGCAAGCTGGCCTACACGGTGCGCAAGTTCAACGAAGGCAACTACCTCCTTCTGACCCTCGATGCCGACGGCAAGCTGATTGCCGAGCTCGAGCGCCGTCTGCGCGTGACCGAGCAGGTGATCAAGTTCATCACCGTGCGCATGGACGAGGAAGAGAAGCGCCTCAACAAGATCAAGGCCATCCGCGCCTCGCGCAAGAAGCTGAGCGCGCAGCCTGCGGCTGAAGCGGCGGCTGCTCCTGCTCCTGTGGAGACGGCTGCGCCTGCGACCGAAGCTCCGGCGGCTGTCTAA